A single region of the Acidobacteriota bacterium genome encodes:
- a CDS encoding APC family permease, protein MAQHDEEKLSAEFRNAEERIAARSDVFKKELGLWDLVLTQILFIVGLGWVGAAAKLGHAHVLLWLTAIALFYIPSAIVVIHLNKLMPLEGGLYQWAKFGFNEFVGFLVAWNLWLYVILLTSEIGLQFATNLSYATGAKWMAGSKWFITAASIFVIATLTLVSILGLGVGKWVHNAGGVMMIIIFAALIALPFLNVAKGTIPAYNPLEISIPAVTLLNLNILGKMGFGALGGFEYMATFAGECRDPVRSINRSVIIAAPIIAVMFILGTSSMLALIPIDEIDLIGPIPQALSIGFQPFGIAVRVVSLAILMVLAMRIAQASVNFSANSRLPMVAGWDKLLPEWFTRLHATRKTPVNSILLVAAITLSMGLAGLVGVGEQEAFQLLQNAAGIFYALTYLVMFAIPLIGLRHANVKFPGWLKMVSLSGFLMTLLYVVLSVFPIINVASRATFALKITGVIFIANMIGIGIFKLAGNRQSSEPALEPESAD, encoded by the coding sequence ATGGCACAGCACGACGAGGAAAAATTATCCGCTGAGTTTCGCAACGCCGAAGAGCGCATCGCAGCCCGCAGCGATGTCTTCAAAAAAGAGCTTGGGCTATGGGATTTGGTGTTAACTCAGATTCTTTTCATTGTCGGACTCGGTTGGGTTGGCGCGGCGGCAAAACTCGGTCACGCCCATGTGCTGTTGTGGCTCACCGCCATTGCCCTTTTTTATATTCCTTCGGCAATCGTGGTGATTCATCTCAATAAACTGATGCCGCTGGAAGGCGGTTTATATCAGTGGGCGAAATTCGGCTTCAATGAATTCGTCGGCTTTCTGGTCGCCTGGAATCTCTGGCTCTATGTGATTTTATTGACTTCGGAAATCGGTCTGCAATTTGCCACCAATCTCTCATATGCAACCGGCGCGAAATGGATGGCGGGCAGCAAATGGTTTATTACCGCTGCCAGTATTTTCGTCATTGCGACGCTGACTTTGGTTTCAATCCTCGGACTTGGCGTCGGTAAATGGGTGCATAATGCGGGCGGTGTGATGATGATTATTATATTTGCGGCGCTCATCGCTTTGCCGTTTTTGAATGTCGCGAAAGGGACGATTCCTGCTTATAACCCGCTGGAAATCAGCATCCCGGCAGTGACGCTACTCAATTTAAATATTTTGGGCAAGATGGGATTTGGCGCGCTCGGCGGCTTCGAGTATATGGCGACCTTTGCGGGCGAATGTCGCGACCCGGTGCGCAGCATCAATCGTTCGGTCATCATTGCTGCGCCGATCATCGCCGTGATGTTTATTCTGGGAACGAGTTCGATGTTGGCTTTGATTCCGATTGATGAGATTGATTTGATTGGTCCGATTCCGCAGGCATTAAGCATCGGTTTTCAACCCTTCGGCATTGCAGTGCGTGTAGTGTCGCTGGCGATTTTAATGGTGCTTGCCATGCGTATTGCGCAGGCGAGCGTCAATTTTTCGGCAAACTCACGGTTGCCGATGGTTGCCGGTTGGGACAAATTATTACCCGAATGGTTTACGCGCCTGCACGCGACCCGCAAAACCCCCGTGAATTCGATTCTGCTGGTTGCCGCGATTACCTTGAGCATGGGGCTTGCGGGACTGGTTGGTGTAGGCGAACAGGAGGCATTTCAACTATTGCAAAATGCCGCAGGAATTTTTTATGCGCTGACATACTTGGTGATGTTTGCCATCCCGCTTATTGGACTCAGACACGCCAATGTGAAATTTCCGGGATGGTTAAAAATGGTTTCGCTATCGGGGTTTTTGATGACCCTGCTTTACGTTGTGCTTTCGGTTTTCCCGATTATCAATGTGGCAAGTCGCGCAACCTTTGCCTTGAAAATTACCGGCGTGATTTTCATTGCCAATATGATTGGCATCGGCATATTTAAACTGGCGGGAAACCGTCAAAGCAGTGAACCGGCTTTGGAACCGGAAAGCGCCGATTGA
- the murA gene encoding UDP-N-acetylglucosamine 1-carboxyvinyltransferase has protein sequence MDKFRIIGGRPLEGRVAISGAKNSALPCMAAALLTAENVTLHNLPYVRDIITMRRLLEDLGCTALMPELRTLKINASKVELFEAPYELVKTMRASVLALGPLLARFGEARVSLPGGCAIGQRPIDLHLAGFEKLGAVVSLEGGDVVARAERLRGAEIDFDTVTVTGTENLMMAAALAEGETILNNAAREPEIVDLAELLNKMGARIEGAGRSSMRIQGVKTLGGAEHTIIPDRIEAGTFIAAAAITGGELEITNCNPQHIHAVIYKLRDTGVVIEETNAFSLRVKAAQLLRHSDVTTLAHPGFPTDMQAQYMALMTLAEGTSVITETIFENRFMHASELLRMGAKIKISGRQAIVEGNEKLTGAKMQASDLRASASLVIAALAAEGESIIDRVYHIDRGYEKIEEKLRAVGGRIERFRS, from the coding sequence ATGGATAAATTCAGAATTATCGGTGGGCGTCCGCTTGAAGGTCGCGTGGCAATCAGCGGGGCGAAAAATTCGGCGTTGCCGTGTATGGCTGCGGCTCTGCTCACGGCTGAAAATGTCACGCTTCATAATCTGCCGTATGTGCGCGACATCATCACCATGCGGCGATTGCTCGAAGATTTAGGGTGCACGGCATTGATGCCCGAACTGCGCACCCTGAAAATCAATGCCTCAAAGGTCGAACTCTTTGAAGCGCCTTATGAACTGGTGAAAACCATGCGCGCATCGGTGCTGGCGTTGGGTCCACTGCTGGCGCGATTTGGCGAAGCGCGGGTGAGTTTGCCCGGTGGTTGCGCGATTGGACAACGCCCGATTGATTTGCATCTCGCGGGCTTTGAAAAACTCGGCGCAGTCGTATCGCTCGAAGGCGGCGACGTGGTGGCGCGCGCTGAAAGGCTTCGCGGCGCAGAAATTGATTTTGATACGGTGACCGTCACCGGCACGGAAAATTTAATGATGGCGGCGGCGCTCGCCGAAGGCGAAACCATTTTAAACAATGCAGCGCGTGAGCCTGAGATCGTTGACCTCGCGGAACTCCTGAACAAAATGGGCGCGCGTATCGAAGGCGCGGGTCGCAGTTCGATGCGCATTCAAGGCGTGAAAACTTTGGGCGGCGCGGAACACACGATTATTCCCGATAGAATCGAAGCCGGTACATTTATCGCAGCGGCGGCGATAACCGGCGGCGAACTCGAAATCACCAACTGCAATCCGCAACACATTCACGCCGTCATCTATAAATTGCGCGATACCGGCGTCGTCATCGAAGAAACCAATGCCTTTTCGCTGAGAGTCAAAGCAGCTCAGCTTTTGCGACATTCGGATGTGACGACGCTGGCGCACCCCGGTTTTCCAACCGACATGCAGGCGCAGTACATGGCATTGATGACGCTTGCAGAAGGGACGAGTGTGATTACCGAAACCATTTTTGAAAATCGCTTTATGCATGCGTCGGAGTTACTCAGAATGGGCGCGAAGATTAAAATCAGCGGGCGGCAGGCGATTGTCGAAGGCAACGAAAAATTGACGGGCGCGAAAATGCAGGCGTCGGATTTGCGGGCGTCGGCGTCATTGGTGATTGCCGCGCTTGCGGCAGAAGGCGAATCCATCATTGACCGCGTCTATCACATCGACCGGGGCTATGAAAAAATCGAAGAGAAATTACGCGCTGTCGGCGGACGAATCGAACGCTTCAGGAGTTAG
- a CDS encoding histidine triad nucleotide-binding protein has translation MAEQDTIFHKIITGDAPAQIVYEDEEVVAFKDVNPQAPVHIILIPRNTDPESLNDVSRADERVLGHLLFAAAKVANKEGIAESGYRVVINTGAAAGQSVDYLHVHLLGGRDMTWPPG, from the coding sequence ATGGCAGAACAAGACACTATATTTCACAAAATCATCACAGGCGATGCGCCAGCGCAAATTGTTTACGAAGACGAAGAAGTTGTCGCTTTTAAAGACGTCAATCCGCAAGCCCCCGTGCATATTATTTTGATTCCACGCAATACTGACCCGGAATCGCTCAATGATGTTTCGCGAGCTGACGAGCGAGTTTTGGGGCACTTGTTATTTGCCGCCGCCAAAGTCGCCAATAAAGAAGGTATTGCCGAAAGCGGTTATCGTGTGGTCATCAACACAGGCGCGGCTGCCGGTCAAAGCGTTGATTATTTGCACGTTCATTTACTGGGTGGGCGCGATATGACCTGGCCTCCGGGCTAA
- a CDS encoding M28 family peptidase: protein MNRINKFAATFVLLALISSLAFSTAADKNSANGRGTVKADDLKEWLGYLASDELEGRNTFSEGLGIAAAYIAGQLKSWGVKPGGTNGSYYQRVAVLGVKSDNQSTLTVEVNGESRTFKNKEGINFPANVGGKRTFTADQIEFIGYGINAPNTSYNDFAGKDLRGKVAVWMSQTGPKAMTGSARRVLFGRSREAITQGAIASIGVQGNFPGGGQAPQNAQANPDAPDFTIAEKLDKPVPPAVSVNDEFYEFLLSAADVKYADLKDKAAKGEPLPSFTLKNVKFTFNLDADYRIVRTQYTRNVVGIIEGTDAKLKDTYVAFGAHYDHVGYSEAEIKQTEKGARLARGQGRITEGAGADRIWNGADDDGSGTVGILGVAKAFATTAKPKRSVIFVWHSGEEKGLWGSRYYVDFPTVPVEKIVAQVNIDMIGRNRDNKSEETSTVYCVGSDRISTQFHNLTVDANKALSKPLNLNYEFNDPADPEQIYYRSDHYSYAAKGVPIIFLTTGLHPDYHANTDAPEKIEYEKMANIAQYAYEIGRMVANNDKAPMRDNKGPRVGKGSSGKL, encoded by the coding sequence ATGAATCGCATCAATAAATTTGCGGCGACATTCGTGTTACTGGCTTTAATTTCGTCGCTCGCTTTTTCAACCGCAGCGGATAAAAATAGCGCCAATGGTCGCGGCACCGTAAAAGCTGACGATTTGAAAGAATGGCTCGGCTATCTCGCATCAGACGAACTCGAAGGTCGTAACACCTTCAGCGAAGGACTCGGCATTGCTGCCGCCTACATCGCCGGGCAACTCAAATCCTGGGGCGTCAAACCCGGCGGCACCAACGGCTCTTATTATCAACGGGTCGCGGTGCTCGGCGTCAAAAGCGATAACCAATCCACCCTCACCGTTGAAGTGAACGGCGAGTCGCGCACTTTCAAAAATAAAGAAGGCATTAACTTTCCCGCGAATGTCGGTGGCAAACGCACCTTCACCGCAGACCAGATTGAATTCATCGGTTACGGCATCAACGCGCCGAACACTTCGTACAATGATTTCGCCGGTAAAGATTTGCGCGGCAAAGTTGCCGTGTGGATGAGTCAAACCGGACCGAAAGCCATGACCGGTTCGGCAAGGCGCGTGTTATTCGGGCGTTCGCGCGAAGCCATCACTCAGGGCGCGATTGCCAGTATCGGCGTGCAGGGTAATTTTCCGGGCGGCGGTCAAGCGCCGCAAAATGCCCAGGCGAATCCTGACGCGCCGGATTTCACGATTGCCGAAAAACTCGATAAACCCGTCCCGCCAGCGGTTTCGGTAAACGATGAGTTCTATGAATTTTTACTGAGCGCCGCAGATGTGAAATATGCCGACCTCAAAGACAAAGCCGCAAAAGGCGAACCGCTGCCGAGTTTCACTTTGAAAAATGTCAAATTCACCTTCAACCTCGATGCCGATTATCGCATCGTGCGCACCCAGTACACGCGCAACGTGGTCGGCATTATCGAAGGCACAGATGCGAAATTGAAAGATACCTATGTGGCTTTCGGCGCGCATTATGACCACGTCGGTTATTCGGAAGCCGAAATCAAACAGACTGAAAAAGGCGCGCGCTTAGCCAGAGGTCAGGGGCGCATTACGGAAGGCGCTGGCGCAGACCGCATCTGGAATGGCGCGGATGATGATGGTTCGGGAACCGTCGGCATTCTCGGCGTTGCCAAAGCGTTTGCAACGACCGCGAAACCGAAACGCTCGGTGATTTTCGTTTGGCACAGTGGCGAAGAGAAAGGCTTATGGGGTTCGCGTTACTATGTTGATTTTCCGACTGTGCCGGTTGAAAAAATCGTCGCCCAGGTCAACATCGATATGATTGGTCGCAACCGCGATAACAAATCCGAAGAAACGAGTACGGTCTACTGTGTCGGTTCCGACCGCATCAGCACGCAGTTTCACAACCTCACGGTTGATGCCAACAAAGCGTTAAGCAAACCGCTCAATTTGAATTATGAATTCAATGACCCGGCTGACCCTGAACAGATTTATTATCGCAGCGACCATTACAGCTACGCGGCAAAAGGCGTGCCGATTATCTTTTTAACTACGGGGTTGCATCCCGATTATCATGCCAATACCGATGCGCCTGAAAAAATCGAGTATGAAAAGATGGCAAACATTGCGCAGTACGCCTATGAAATCGGCAGGATGGTTGCCAACAACGATAAAGCTCCGATGCGTGACAACAAAGGGCCGCGCGTCGGCAAAGGTAGTTCAGGCAAATTGTAA